Proteins from one Pseudarthrobacter sp. BIM B-2242 genomic window:
- a CDS encoding LLM class flavin-dependent oxidoreductase produces MKNEPLSLFAFDVFAPAHLTSGSWRNDADQGYRYTDLQYWTGIAQMLEKAGFDGIFFADNVGYHDVYRGNGDAALRDAAQFPINDPTVLISGMAAVTKHLTFGVTVSATYEPPYLLARKFSSLDHLTSGRVGWNIVTSYSEAAARNLGKQQQLTPAERYDLADEYMEVVYKLWESSFEEGAVVRDAESATYIDPAKVHSINHSGEHFTVPGFHLCEPSPQRTPVLFQAGSSSRGMEFGGKHAEAVFIQSTSVEGAKRSVAKLRQAVADAGRDPRDVKVVILLTVVVAPTDEEAQAKYRKAVDSAPIDGILARFSGWTGIDMSEYELDTPLRSVGTKAGQSMVDMFSKADPDRDWTPRQIAEFLAVGGTGATIIGSPATVAAELRRWRDEADIDGINLSYITKPGGWEEFIELALPELRAHGIIAPARGEDQEPVTLREKFFGQKYTLDGHPATEHRTARLAPAAR; encoded by the coding sequence ATGAAAAATGAACCTCTCAGCCTCTTTGCCTTCGATGTTTTTGCACCTGCCCACCTGACATCGGGCTCCTGGCGCAATGATGCCGACCAGGGCTACCGCTATACGGATCTGCAGTACTGGACCGGTATCGCTCAGATGCTGGAAAAGGCCGGGTTCGATGGCATCTTTTTCGCCGATAACGTCGGCTACCACGATGTCTACCGTGGTAACGGCGACGCCGCCCTGCGCGACGCCGCCCAGTTCCCGATCAACGACCCCACGGTGCTCATCAGCGGCATGGCCGCGGTCACCAAGCACCTGACCTTTGGGGTCACTGTCTCGGCAACGTATGAGCCGCCGTATCTGCTGGCCCGCAAGTTCAGCTCGCTGGACCACCTCACCTCCGGCCGTGTGGGCTGGAACATTGTCACTTCCTACTCCGAGGCGGCCGCCCGGAACCTGGGAAAGCAGCAGCAGCTCACCCCCGCAGAGCGTTACGACCTCGCCGATGAGTACATGGAGGTCGTCTACAAGCTCTGGGAAAGCTCTTTCGAAGAGGGCGCTGTGGTCCGGGACGCCGAGTCGGCCACCTACATCGACCCCGCCAAGGTGCACTCGATCAACCACTCCGGAGAGCACTTCACGGTCCCCGGTTTTCACCTCTGCGAACCTTCTCCGCAGCGCACTCCCGTGCTGTTCCAGGCCGGCTCTTCGTCCAGGGGCATGGAGTTTGGCGGAAAGCACGCCGAAGCGGTCTTTATTCAGAGCACGTCTGTTGAGGGTGCCAAGCGAAGTGTGGCGAAATTGCGCCAGGCAGTGGCGGATGCAGGCCGCGATCCCCGCGACGTCAAGGTGGTCATCCTACTGACCGTGGTGGTTGCGCCCACCGATGAAGAAGCCCAGGCGAAGTACCGGAAAGCCGTGGACAGCGCGCCGATCGATGGAATCCTGGCACGCTTCAGCGGGTGGACCGGAATTGATATGTCGGAATACGAGCTCGATACCCCCTTGCGGTCGGTTGGAACCAAAGCGGGTCAGTCGATGGTGGACATGTTCTCCAAGGCGGACCCGGACCGGGATTGGACCCCGCGTCAGATCGCCGAGTTCCTGGCTGTCGGCGGCACCGGCGCCACGATCATCGGGTCCCCGGCAACGGTCGCTGCCGAGCTGCGCCGCTGGCGTGACGAGGCCGACATTGACGGTATCAACCTCAGCTACATCACCAAGCCCGGGGGCTGGGAAGAGTTCATCGAACTAGCCCTGCCGGAACTCCGCGCTCACGGCATCATTGCCCCCGCGCGTGGCGAGGACCAGGAGCCTGTTACCCTCCGCGAAAAGTTCTTCGGCCAGAAGTACACGCTGGACGGGCACCCCGCCACTGAACACCGCACCGCGCGGCTGGCCCCCGCGGCCCGCTGA
- a CDS encoding HpcH/HpaI aldolase/citrate lyase family protein → MKIYGDSDRDTGLSTPRLTIDDGGTTLGAWISFRDPAAVDVVAAEAFDWICIDGQHGGAEIHELQQLVEAAHLFSVPSMVRVPGHDLGALGRVLDSGAGGIIFPTVEDAGTARILVAACRFAPRGKRSYGPTRRSPRYPKPTPGNPAEDTLCILMIETAEGLANLDSILATQPDGIFVGPYDLSLSLGITLEELTGQGEDGILADIARRATAAGVSPGIYTGEVPLSEKMRALGFRFMPVASDTGLLATASRNAVSAAKQLTAY, encoded by the coding sequence ATGAAGATTTACGGTGACAGCGACCGCGATACCGGCCTATCAACACCACGATTGACAATCGACGACGGCGGCACCACCTTGGGCGCCTGGATCAGCTTCCGCGACCCCGCCGCTGTGGACGTCGTGGCGGCGGAGGCCTTTGACTGGATCTGCATCGACGGCCAGCACGGCGGCGCAGAAATCCATGAACTCCAGCAGTTGGTCGAGGCCGCCCACCTGTTCTCAGTGCCGTCCATGGTCCGCGTCCCCGGGCACGATCTGGGAGCTTTGGGCCGGGTCCTGGATTCGGGTGCCGGCGGCATCATCTTCCCCACCGTGGAGGATGCAGGCACAGCCCGAATATTGGTAGCGGCCTGCCGCTTCGCCCCTCGCGGCAAACGGAGCTACGGGCCAACCCGCCGCAGTCCCCGGTACCCCAAACCCACCCCGGGCAACCCGGCGGAAGACACACTCTGCATCCTGATGATTGAAACTGCAGAGGGCCTGGCCAATCTGGACAGCATCCTGGCCACACAGCCGGACGGGATTTTCGTTGGACCCTACGACCTGTCGCTCAGCCTCGGCATCACCTTGGAGGAGCTGACCGGCCAGGGCGAGGACGGGATCCTGGCCGATATTGCCCGTCGTGCCACGGCCGCCGGAGTCTCTCCGGGAATTTACACCGGGGAGGTGCCCCTCTCCGAAAAGATGCGGGCCCTCGGTTTCCGTTTTATGCCTGTCGCCTCGGATACAGGTCTGCTGGCAACGGCATCACGAAACGCCGTGTCAGCTGCCAAGCAGTTGACGGCGTACTGA
- a CDS encoding IclR family transcriptional regulator codes for MTDADTEELTQEPTDLTNKSVIKAGVLLRELARHPRGITNTELAQAAGMTRPTAFRLLLTLEQMGFVDRDENLYKLGFEIARLGRLADPTTGLAARIQPILDDVAADLNESVSYAVVNGDFDYDLVAEASSTRILNVPQHYVGKKYPLHASATGKILLAEHSDEKIAEVLPDVLESFTRHTITQRNDLLREIRDVRKQGYATLDNELEEGLFTVGCGARDVKGRLTGIITASGPGERLRTGRLPAIVERLRQAAEDISKTVL; via the coding sequence ATGACTGACGCAGATACCGAAGAACTGACGCAGGAACCTACCGATCTGACCAACAAATCGGTCATCAAAGCAGGCGTCCTCCTCAGGGAACTCGCCAGGCATCCGCGGGGAATCACCAATACCGAGCTTGCACAGGCCGCCGGGATGACCAGGCCCACCGCCTTCCGCCTGCTCCTGACTCTTGAGCAGATGGGCTTCGTTGACCGCGACGAGAACCTCTACAAGCTGGGCTTTGAGATCGCCCGCCTCGGCCGCCTGGCTGATCCCACCACGGGCCTGGCTGCGCGCATCCAGCCAATCCTGGATGACGTTGCTGCCGATCTCAATGAATCGGTCAGTTACGCCGTTGTTAACGGTGATTTCGACTATGACCTCGTAGCGGAAGCCAGCAGTACCCGGATCCTCAACGTGCCGCAGCACTACGTTGGGAAAAAGTATCCCCTTCATGCCAGCGCCACCGGGAAAATCCTGCTCGCCGAGCACAGTGACGAGAAGATCGCCGAAGTACTGCCCGACGTGCTGGAAAGCTTCACGCGCCACACCATTACCCAGCGGAATGATTTGCTCCGGGAGATCCGGGACGTCAGAAAGCAGGGTTATGCCACGCTGGACAACGAACTCGAAGAGGGGCTCTTCACCGTGGGTTGCGGTGCACGGGACGTCAAAGGACGGCTGACCGGCATCATCACGGCGAGCGGACCGGGCGAACGGCTGAGGACAGGCCGCCTGCCGGCAATTGTCGAGCGGCTGCGGCAGGCCGCCGAGGACATTTCAAAGACAGTCCTCTGA
- a CDS encoding MFS transporter: MIRMITVLIGGMFLDGYILGIIGPLSGRMAEDLELSVVWQGLIAAAALIGILIGSPLGGWAADKWGRKPIFMFDIGLFAIASGMQFFIDSPLWLLVVRLLMGIAIGCEYAVGWPLMAEFSATHLRGRLMGAMEIAWYAGFMVAFLIGHLLAAYTDLSWHFILGTSTFIAVALFLARLGLPESPRWLWSVGRKDEARALAEKYMPDDALDDVQHEDVRKGSFGMLFSKQHWRSTLFISAFWFCAVTPYFAIATFADSVLNQYGLGGGLAGGVGLSAIALAGVVVTVLLIDKAGRRILCVPPQWLCAVVLAIIGLWAGAPGPVVLVLFLVFSFFNAMYTTLTGVYPSEVLPTEIRGIGTGFAAAVSRVGAGIGIFLMPMSMEALGAGPTMLIAAAVALAGAGLSQWLAPETKGKTLTQAASGYSH; the protein is encoded by the coding sequence ATGATCAGAATGATCACCGTCCTGATCGGCGGCATGTTTTTGGACGGCTACATCCTCGGCATCATCGGACCGTTGTCAGGGAGGATGGCAGAGGACCTGGAGCTCTCAGTGGTTTGGCAGGGGCTGATCGCTGCGGCCGCCTTGATCGGCATCCTCATCGGCTCGCCTCTGGGTGGCTGGGCGGCCGACAAGTGGGGCCGGAAGCCAATCTTTATGTTCGACATCGGACTGTTTGCGATCGCGTCAGGCATGCAGTTCTTCATCGACTCACCCCTGTGGCTTTTGGTGGTGCGGCTGCTGATGGGCATTGCAATCGGCTGCGAATACGCGGTGGGATGGCCCCTGATGGCTGAGTTCTCGGCCACCCACCTGCGCGGTCGCCTCATGGGCGCCATGGAGATCGCCTGGTACGCCGGCTTTATGGTCGCGTTCCTGATCGGCCATCTGCTGGCTGCATACACCGACCTAAGTTGGCACTTTATCCTCGGTACCAGCACGTTTATCGCGGTGGCCTTGTTCCTCGCCCGGCTTGGCTTGCCGGAATCGCCACGCTGGCTGTGGAGCGTGGGCCGCAAGGATGAGGCCCGCGCCCTCGCCGAAAAATACATGCCTGATGACGCGCTTGACGACGTCCAGCACGAGGACGTTCGGAAGGGCAGTTTCGGCATGCTGTTCTCCAAGCAGCACTGGCGGTCCACGTTGTTCATCTCGGCCTTCTGGTTCTGCGCTGTGACACCCTACTTTGCTATCGCCACGTTCGCCGACAGCGTCTTGAACCAGTACGGCCTCGGCGGCGGACTCGCTGGCGGAGTCGGGCTCTCTGCCATCGCCCTTGCCGGGGTGGTGGTCACGGTCCTGCTGATCGACAAGGCGGGCCGCCGCATACTGTGCGTCCCGCCGCAGTGGCTTTGCGCTGTAGTCCTCGCCATCATCGGCCTGTGGGCCGGCGCGCCCGGGCCTGTTGTTCTCGTCCTGTTCCTGGTCTTCTCGTTCTTCAACGCGATGTACACCACGCTGACCGGCGTCTATCCGAGTGAGGTTCTTCCGACCGAGATCCGGGGAATCGGGACAGGTTTCGCGGCCGCTGTCAGCCGCGTCGGGGCAGGGATCGGCATCTTCCTGATGCCAATGTCAATGGAGGCCCTCGGGGCAGGTCCCACCATGCTGATCGCTGCTGCTGTCGCCTTGGCAGGAGCAGGGCTATCCCAGTGGCTGGCTCCCGAGACGAAGGGCAAAACCCTGACCCAGGCAGCTTCGGGCTACTCACACTGA
- a CDS encoding BCCT family transporter, giving the protein MSTKHSASDAPSVEVVTAPPVDDTAHLHRTESEEVKILEDLKDGVAERRGQARAHTGGLDKTIFVVTGALVIAFLVWGFTDTDGLAAASTLALNWVLGSSGWVFVLLSSVFVVYVLWLAIGRFGNIPLGKDGEGPEFKTGSWISMMFACGMGIGLMFYGVAEPLYHYISPPPSTVDGQTVEAVETAMATSVFHWTLHPWAMYAVVGIAIAYSTFRLGRKNLLSEAFVSLFGRKAVDGIGGKIINILAIFATLFGSAASLGLGALQIGSGLQFNGVVGEVATPLLVIIIAVLTFCFVASAVSGLEKGIQFLSNTNMILAVVLAVVVFVVGPTLFILNLIPSALGSYIQQLPEMAARTEATGDDTMRAWLSSWTVFYWVWWMSWTPFVGMFIARISRGRTIRQFVTGVLFVPSLVSLLWFAVFGGTAIHQQRAADATADTTDGIATIVDGSPTISFDGALFAMLNGLGTPQWLTIGLAVLAMVLTAIFFVTGADSASIVMGSLSSRGTLKPSKPVVVFWGVLMGTVAIVMLLAGGDTPAEALSGLQRMTIVAAAPFVIVLLVLCIALTRDLRRDPIWLRKQLSDSVIRRTVRAAVDEHGHQKFILATKESTAPPTGQLQAIDATAAGTPIYATDKAEPISSNPTGRS; this is encoded by the coding sequence ATGAGCACCAAGCACTCCGCATCGGATGCGCCATCCGTTGAAGTGGTAACGGCGCCGCCGGTGGATGACACTGCCCACCTGCACCGAACCGAGTCCGAGGAAGTAAAAATCCTCGAAGACTTAAAGGACGGGGTTGCCGAAAGGCGCGGGCAAGCCCGCGCGCATACCGGCGGCCTCGACAAGACGATCTTTGTTGTGACAGGCGCCCTGGTGATTGCGTTCCTGGTGTGGGGGTTCACCGATACGGATGGCCTGGCCGCCGCATCAACGCTTGCGTTGAACTGGGTCCTGGGATCATCGGGGTGGGTCTTTGTCCTGTTGTCCTCGGTCTTCGTGGTGTATGTCCTGTGGCTGGCCATTGGCCGCTTCGGGAACATCCCGCTGGGTAAGGACGGTGAGGGGCCCGAGTTCAAAACCGGGTCCTGGATCTCCATGATGTTCGCCTGCGGCATGGGGATCGGCCTGATGTTCTATGGCGTGGCCGAACCCCTGTACCACTACATCTCCCCGCCGCCGAGCACCGTGGATGGCCAGACGGTCGAAGCGGTGGAAACCGCTATGGCCACCTCGGTGTTCCACTGGACCCTGCACCCGTGGGCGATGTACGCCGTCGTTGGCATCGCGATCGCGTACAGCACGTTCCGGCTGGGCCGGAAGAACCTGCTCTCCGAGGCGTTCGTCTCCCTCTTTGGCCGCAAGGCCGTGGACGGGATCGGCGGGAAAATCATCAACATCCTCGCCATCTTTGCCACCCTCTTCGGCTCCGCAGCGTCACTGGGCCTGGGTGCGCTGCAGATCGGCAGCGGCCTGCAGTTCAACGGCGTCGTCGGCGAAGTTGCCACACCGCTGCTGGTGATCATCATCGCCGTCCTGACGTTCTGCTTCGTCGCCTCGGCAGTCTCGGGCCTGGAGAAGGGCATCCAGTTCCTGTCCAACACCAACATGATTCTCGCCGTGGTGCTGGCAGTGGTTGTGTTTGTTGTCGGCCCCACCCTGTTTATCCTGAACCTCATCCCCTCGGCCCTGGGCTCCTACATCCAGCAACTGCCCGAAATGGCAGCCCGCACCGAAGCCACCGGGGATGACACCATGCGCGCCTGGCTCTCCAGCTGGACAGTGTTCTACTGGGTCTGGTGGATGTCCTGGACCCCGTTCGTGGGCATGTTCATCGCCCGTATCAGCCGCGGCCGCACCATCCGCCAGTTCGTCACCGGTGTCCTTTTTGTGCCGTCCCTGGTGTCCCTGCTTTGGTTCGCTGTGTTCGGCGGTACGGCCATCCACCAGCAGCGTGCCGCCGACGCCACCGCCGACACCACCGACGGAATCGCCACCATCGTCGACGGCTCACCCACCATCTCTTTCGACGGCGCGTTGTTCGCGATGCTCAACGGGCTCGGCACACCCCAGTGGCTCACCATCGGATTGGCCGTCCTGGCCATGGTCCTGACCGCAATCTTCTTTGTCACCGGCGCCGACTCGGCCTCCATCGTCATGGGCTCCCTGAGTTCCCGCGGCACCCTAAAACCCTCCAAACCCGTCGTGGTCTTCTGGGGCGTCCTGATGGGGACCGTCGCAATCGTCATGCTCCTGGCCGGCGGAGACACACCGGCCGAAGCACTCAGCGGACTCCAACGCATGACCATCGTTGCCGCAGCACCGTTCGTCATCGTCCTCCTGGTCCTCTGCATCGCCCTGACCCGGGACCTCCGCCGTGACCCCATCTGGCTGCGCAAACAACTTTCCGATTCCGTCATCCGGCGAACAGTCCGCGCCGCTGTTGATGAACACGGCCACCAAAAGTTCATCCTCGCCACCAAGGAAAGCACCGCACCGCCGACGGGCCAACTCCAGGCCATCGACGCCACGGCAGCGGGGACGCCCATCTACGCCACCGACAAGGCGGAGCCAATCTCATCCAACCCAACCGGTAGGAGCTGA